TCGAAAAATTCGTCCAGTGATCCGGCCCCGCCGGGCAGTACGACCACCGCATCGGCGTTCATGATCATCACCTTTTTGCGCTCGTGCATCGTCTCGGTGATGATAAACGTGTCAAGATCGCGTTTCCCGACCTCCCAATCCAGCAGATGGACAGGGATCACACCGAACGTCGCGCCCCCTGCCTTTTGCACGGCGTTGGCCACACGACCCATCAAACCCACATCACCCGCGCCGTAAACCAGCCGCCAGCCATTGTCGGCAAGCATCGCGCCGGTTTCTTCGGCAGCCAATGCGTAGGCGGGCTCGCCACCATCGCGCGAGCCGCAATAAACACACACTGACTTCAAAACTTTGTTCATTACGGCCTCTTTCGCGGTGTTTCTTTGACCGCTTGTAGCGGTGGGGCTATTGTTGCTCAACCTCGCTAAAGGCGAGACAGGGGCGGAAAGATAAGGCGGTTCGATGGCTTCTCAGACACGGCACTTGGCAATGGGTGCGCTGGTTGCGGCAGCAGTCGGGGTCGCGGTGGTGCTTTTGGTCCAGTTCGCGCAAACAGAGGACGTGCCCGAAATACCTGTTGCGGTAGAGGCTCCCGAAACGTCCGAGACGACCAATGCCCCGGCTGAAGAAACGAACATTGCTCTGACTGAAGCAACGACCGTTGCTCCGGCAGAAGAAACGGTAACGACCAGTGCCCCGGCTGACGAAGCGGACGTGGTGCGGCCTGCGTTCGATACGTTTCGCGTTGAAGGCGACGGGCTGTTCGTGATCGCAGGCAAGGCCGAAGCAGGGCAAACCGTCGATATCATGCTGGCCGGCAGATCGGTCGAACGGGTCGTTGCAGATGCAAGCGGGTCGTTCGGAGCCGTCCTGATGTTGGAACCCTCTGATCAGGCGCGCAGGCTTGCCTTGCTGGCCGATCCTGAAGGTACAGCAGTCGGATCGACCGAGACGTTCCTTGTCCAACCTTTCGCTGCGAGCCCCGTCGCTATTGAAGAGCCGACAACGCCCGTCGTCGTCGGGGCCGTCACATCAGAGGTCGGAGCTGAAATCGTGGCATCAACGGATGTCGCCGTGCCGGAGTTACCTGCATTGGGATCGGTGGACATCGCGACGCCTGATGCGAATCCCGCCACTGTGCTCGTCACCGACGCGGAAGGGGTTCGCGTCGTGTCCAATGACCGCGAGACGCCGCCGGAAATTGCCCCGAACATCGCACTGGACACGATCACCTATGATCCCGAAGGGGAGGTCGTAATCGCTGGCCGTGCAAGCGGTAACGGGTTCGTGCAGGTCTACATCGACAATCAACCGGTAACATCTTCACGCATTGAAGAAGGCGGCAACTGGCGCACTGATTTGCCGCAGATTGAGACTGGTGTTTATACCTTGCGCGTGGACGAGGTTGATGACGCAGGCACCGTCGTGTCCCGCATCGAAACTCCGTTCAAACGCGAAG
The sequence above is drawn from the Cognatiyoonia koreensis genome and encodes:
- a CDS encoding LysM peptidoglycan-binding domain-containing protein, whose translation is MASQTRHLAMGALVAAAVGVAVVLLVQFAQTEDVPEIPVAVEAPETSETTNAPAEETNIALTEATTVAPAEETVTTSAPADEADVVRPAFDTFRVEGDGLFVIAGKAEAGQTVDIMLAGRSVERVVADASGSFGAVLMLEPSDQARRLALLADPEGTAVGSTETFLVQPFAASPVAIEEPTTPVVVGAVTSEVGAEIVASTDVAVPELPALGSVDIATPDANPATVLVTDAEGVRVVSNDRETPPEIAPNIALDTITYDPEGEVVIAGRASGNGFVQVYIDNQPVTSSRIEEGGNWRTDLPQIETGVYTLRVDEVDDAGTVVSRIETPFKREEAETVAAVLAEETAEEDFDVAVRTVQPGATLWAIAREELGQGILYVAVYEANKDLIRDPDLIYPGQVFRMPDAIETAD
- a CDS encoding TIGR00730 family Rossman fold protein; translated protein: MNKVLKSVCVYCGSRDGGEPAYALAAEETGAMLADNGWRLVYGAGDVGLMGRVANAVQKAGGATFGVIPVHLLDWEVGKRDLDTFIITETMHERKKVMIMNADAVVVLPGGAGSLDEFFEALTWRQLGLHNKPIILLNIDGFWDPLKTLLDHVVEQDFAGQNIIDFVQVAEDVPSLASLLRASLS